One window of Sphingobacteriales bacterium genomic DNA carries:
- a CDS encoding PKD domain-containing protein, protein MNKLIYYLITALLCTQFVNAQGWVSFFIPNYILGPSYTNVWDLVELENGNYLCSGLDPGLIMINSENGDTLWTSNIAAGHIVQTNDGGYIVNNTKFDSNFVLVWEIPFSAINPTGLGLIFEAVSNNEDIVYFSGRTQTILIGDAPFPYEYNCTWFLNSSTGDFQSSVRILALPVQTLDDWAAGANNDMVPLLEGNGWMVFAQCNDCHSCFIKVPNGSSISQSCIDGFNAETRSIIHSNEGDGYIVTFGNRTIAKVAVNTYFIWSNVYQTTIPPVVPGTYGFHNIISTGTDGYIAVGRTNSDEKLWVIKIDNNGNLQWQSDHIRIKNYRTVGNTIIKTSDGGYLIGGVAVHITSPLNERYPFFVKMDSTGNCRPQAAFIHSIDNYTLNIVSNTSTGAHEYTWLFGNSDTAQTATPVYTYPNPGTYNLCLVATNPCGNDTLCTQIDVATGIHKPDNPIQSITTLYPNPVSANQNIYWQADGISSGASLELRVFNLTGNILYREQPNQPSGILPSHTYRLLLSATHHPKLPNYSAVGSFGGMI, encoded by the coding sequence ATGAATAAATTAATCTACTACCTAATTACAGCTCTTCTCTGCACACAATTTGTCAATGCTCAAGGTTGGGTGAGCTTTTTTATACCTAACTATATTTTAGGGCCTAGTTATACTAATGTTTGGGATTTAGTTGAATTAGAGAATGGGAATTATCTGTGTAGCGGTCTTGATCCCGGATTAATAATGATAAATTCAGAAAACGGTGATACGCTGTGGACAAGCAATATTGCTGCCGGGCATATTGTACAAACAAACGATGGGGGATATATTGTCAATAATACAAAATTTGATTCCAATTTTGTTTTAGTATGGGAAATTCCATTTTCAGCTATAAATCCCACAGGATTAGGTTTAATTTTTGAAGCAGTATCCAATAATGAAGATATCGTTTATTTTTCCGGCAGAACACAAACTATTTTAATTGGTGATGCACCATTTCCTTATGAGTATAACTGCACTTGGTTCTTAAACAGCTCAACCGGCGATTTTCAAAGTTCTGTTCGTATTTTGGCCCTACCTGTCCAAACATTAGATGACTGGGCAGCAGGTGCAAATAACGACATGGTTCCTTTATTGGAAGGAAATGGATGGATGGTTTTTGCACAATGTAATGATTGCCATTCCTGTTTTATCAAAGTTCCCAATGGAAGCTCAATAAGTCAGTCTTGTATTGATGGTTTTAATGCAGAAACCCGAAGCATTATTCATTCAAACGAAGGAGACGGTTATATTGTAACTTTTGGAAATCGCACTATAGCAAAAGTTGCCGTAAACACCTATTTTATTTGGAGTAATGTTTATCAAACCACTATTCCTCCTGTTGTCCCAGGAACTTATGGTTTTCACAACATTATCAGCACCGGCACAGATGGCTATATTGCAGTTGGAAGAACTAATAGTGATGAAAAACTCTGGGTAATCAAGATAGATAACAACGGCAATTTACAATGGCAGTCCGACCATATCAGGATCAAAAACTATCGAACAGTTGGCAATACTATTATAAAAACTTCTGACGGTGGTTACCTTATAGGTGGAGTTGCAGTACATATAACCTCTCCACTAAATGAAAGATATCCCTTTTTTGTAAAAATGGATTCCACAGGCAATTGCCGGCCGCAGGCCGCTTTTATCCATTCCATAGACAACTACACCCTAAACATAGTAAGCAATACCTCCACCGGCGCACACGAATATACCTGGTTGTTCGGAAATTCGGATACCGCCCAAACTGCAACTCCCGTTTATACCTATCCCAACCCCGGAACCTACAACCTTTGCCTCGTCGCCACCAACCCCTGCGGTAACGATACCCTTTGCACCCAAATTGATGTGGCTACTGGCATACATAAGCCCGATAATCCCATTCAGTCCATAACAACACTATATCCAAACCCTGTTTCGGCAAATCAAAACATCTATTGGCAGGCAGACGGTATTTCTTCGGGTGCTTCCTTAGAATTGCGGGTGTTTAACCTTACAGGCAATATCCTCTACCGGGAGCAACCCAACCAACCTTCCGGAATCCTGCCATCGCATACATACCGCCTTTTACTTTCTGCAACTCATCACCCCAAACTCCCAAACTACAGTGCGGTTGGTAGTTTCGGGGGAATGATTTAA
- a CDS encoding phosphotransferase has translation MKVQENIPASKVERATRFVKAGLKVGSNYVKHYTQKALNQDVSKEDLDRANAGDIYETLSELKGSALKIAQMLSMERNLLPDAYSDIFSMAQHNAPPLSGPLIVKIFKQYIQKTPQELFDSFDMQASHAASIGQVHRAVKNGLELAVKVQYPGVADSVKSDLKLVKPFALRLLNMKEKDVRIFFDEVEIKLLEETDYELELQNSIAISAKCSHLENLKFARYYPEYSSKRILTMDWLNGVTLGEFIKSNPNQGLRNKVGQALWDFYSYQIHALKLTHADPHPGNFLIQPDGTVAVIDFGCVKQIPSELYRPYFDVAKPEIMNNPLELEKRFIALNMIYPDDTQSEKDFFIPVFKNMIFMLSAPLQYPTFDFADDAFFKQVYDYGEQLARMPEIRNSGKPRGSQHVLYINRTFFGLYKLLNNLKAEVITRLLFK, from the coding sequence ATGAAAGTACAAGAAAATATACCTGCTTCCAAAGTTGAACGCGCCACCCGTTTTGTTAAAGCCGGATTAAAAGTCGGCTCAAACTATGTAAAGCACTATACCCAAAAAGCGTTAAATCAGGATGTCAGCAAAGAAGATTTAGATCGTGCCAACGCAGGCGATATTTATGAAACCCTAAGCGAGCTAAAGGGAAGCGCACTCAAAATAGCACAGATGCTCAGCATGGAGCGCAATTTATTGCCCGATGCCTATTCTGATATATTTTCGATGGCACAACACAACGCCCCTCCCCTTTCAGGTCCGCTGATTGTAAAAATTTTTAAACAATATATTCAAAAAACACCCCAGGAACTGTTTGACAGTTTTGACATGCAGGCGAGTCATGCCGCATCAATCGGGCAGGTTCACAGGGCAGTTAAAAATGGCCTCGAACTGGCAGTAAAAGTCCAATATCCGGGAGTTGCCGATAGTGTTAAGTCTGACCTGAAGTTGGTAAAACCGTTTGCCTTACGTCTTCTGAATATGAAAGAAAAAGATGTGAGGATATTTTTTGATGAGGTGGAAATCAAATTACTCGAAGAAACCGACTATGAATTAGAGCTGCAAAACTCCATAGCTATCAGCGCCAAATGCAGTCATTTGGAAAACCTTAAATTTGCCCGCTATTATCCTGAATATTCCTCTAAGCGCATTTTAACCATGGATTGGCTGAATGGCGTAACTTTAGGTGAGTTTATTAAAAGCAACCCGAACCAGGGGTTGCGCAACAAAGTCGGGCAAGCCCTTTGGGATTTTTACAGCTATCAAATTCATGCCTTGAAACTAACCCATGCCGACCCACATCCGGGCAACTTCTTAATACAACCGGATGGAACTGTGGCAGTGATTGATTTTGGTTGCGTCAAACAAATCCCTTCAGAGTTATACCGTCCATATTTTGATGTGGCCAAACCCGAAATCATGAATAATCCTCTGGAACTGGAAAAGCGGTTTATTGCTCTCAACATGATTTATCCGGACGATACTCAATCTGAAAAAGATTTTTTTATCCCTGTTTTCAAAAACATGATTTTCATGCTGAGCGCTCCTTTACAATATCCCACTTTTGATTTTGCGGATGATGCCTTTTTCAAACAGGTATATGACTATGGTGAACAATTAGCCCGAATGCCTGAAATACGCAATTCGGGCAAACCACGCGGCTCACAACATGTCTTGTACATTAACCGCACCTTCTTTGGCTTATACAAGTTGCTCAACAACCTCAAAGCAGAGGTCATCACCCGGTTGTTGTTTAAGTAA
- a CDS encoding endonuclease MutS2 has product MKYFDKEKYKTDLYPKDLFQKLEFDKVQELVANKCLSPMGKEWSASMSFLADPDEILKLLRQTNDFKQMLIVDQQGFPSENYLDLHEEITLLGIENSVLSEQQFFRIAKVLVTVEEIVRMFTGQQNERRQKYPDLYDIVTNLVPGKELSHQIKQVLDDNGKIRSDASKELQQIKRSITACYTDLERKFNSIINEYKKLGWLTDSAESIRNGRRVLSVPSEHKRKVKGIIHDESHTGSTTFIEPEATVYISNEIIELQQAEKREIYRILRNLTQQSRPFLPALKQYRQTLGILDFVRAKALLALDLNASMPRLSTDKSVEIFNARHPLLYLKNKALKKKTVPLSFSLSIAERILVVSGPNAGGKSVLLKTVGLMQLMLQSGMLVPADDHSLFTIFRNLFVDIGDEQSIENDLSTYSSRLRNMRYFTEHTNSKTLLLIDEFGSGTDPALGAAIAEALLEYLNKKFCYGIITTHYSNIKVYATGTPGIFNGCMLFDHATLSPLYKLDVGKPGSSFAFELAVKSGLSDSIIQTAKSKVDIAYKEFDELLSNLQREKQAVNETARILANKEAQLSKLLEDYTQKSQSLEQNRKKIILEAQQKALGFLEEANRKFENMVREWNENKGEKNLIKKIKAEIEDDKTKLTETVEALKDVIYFRKSEKPVEVGAFVRLRGGNEVGKVVELRKKTAIVQYDQIKTHIHIKELDVVEPEEQKPDITPGRINLYNTLQAKSEFKNNIDLRGLRRDEAMRLVEEMLDRAMMFGVGEVKIIHGIGDGILRRAIRDLLKSYRSVKSVLDEEPQYGGAGVSIVELM; this is encoded by the coding sequence ATGAAATATTTTGACAAAGAAAAATATAAAACTGACCTATACCCGAAAGATCTGTTTCAAAAGTTAGAGTTTGACAAAGTGCAGGAGTTAGTGGCAAATAAATGCCTCAGCCCGATGGGAAAAGAATGGAGCGCAAGCATGTCTTTTCTGGCAGATCCGGACGAAATACTGAAACTCCTCCGGCAGACAAACGATTTCAAACAAATGCTGATTGTTGATCAACAGGGGTTCCCGTCCGAAAACTATTTAGACCTCCATGAAGAAATAACCTTATTGGGTATCGAAAACTCCGTTTTGAGCGAGCAACAGTTTTTTCGAATTGCCAAAGTTTTGGTTACCGTAGAAGAGATTGTACGAATGTTTACCGGTCAGCAAAATGAACGCCGTCAAAAATACCCTGACCTTTACGATATAGTTACCAACCTTGTACCGGGCAAAGAACTTTCACATCAGATTAAACAAGTGCTGGACGACAACGGCAAGATTCGTTCTGACGCTTCCAAAGAATTGCAGCAAATAAAACGAAGTATTACTGCATGTTATACTGATCTGGAACGAAAGTTTAACTCTATCATCAATGAATATAAAAAATTAGGCTGGCTGACAGACAGCGCTGAAAGTATCCGCAACGGAAGAAGGGTATTGTCTGTGCCCTCTGAGCACAAAAGAAAGGTAAAAGGAATTATTCATGACGAATCGCATACCGGCAGTACAACTTTTATTGAACCGGAAGCAACCGTTTATATCAGCAACGAAATTATAGAGTTGCAGCAAGCTGAAAAGCGGGAAATCTACCGGATTCTGCGAAATCTAACCCAACAGTCCCGCCCTTTCCTCCCTGCGCTTAAACAATACCGCCAAACTTTGGGGATTTTGGACTTTGTCCGCGCTAAAGCTTTATTGGCCTTAGACCTGAATGCCTCTATGCCTCGTTTATCTACCGATAAAAGCGTAGAAATCTTCAATGCCCGCCACCCTCTGCTGTATTTGAAAAACAAGGCTTTGAAGAAAAAAACAGTGCCATTATCTTTTTCTTTATCCATAGCCGAGCGCATTTTGGTGGTGAGCGGTCCGAATGCAGGCGGCAAATCCGTTTTATTGAAAACGGTGGGTTTGATGCAATTGATGTTGCAATCGGGTATGTTAGTTCCTGCAGACGATCATTCGTTGTTTACCATTTTTCGCAACCTGTTTGTTGATATAGGTGATGAACAATCCATCGAAAACGACCTGAGCACTTATAGTTCTCGTCTTCGCAATATGCGCTATTTTACCGAACACACCAATTCCAAAACGCTGCTGCTTATTGACGAATTTGGTTCAGGAACCGACCCTGCTCTTGGGGCAGCTATTGCCGAAGCCCTGCTCGAATATCTGAATAAAAAATTTTGCTACGGCATCATCACCACCCACTATTCCAATATTAAAGTATATGCTACAGGCACACCGGGCATTTTTAACGGCTGTATGCTGTTTGACCACGCCACACTTTCTCCTTTATACAAATTGGATGTCGGTAAGCCGGGAAGTTCGTTTGCTTTTGAACTGGCAGTTAAAAGCGGGCTTTCGGATTCTATTATTCAAACTGCCAAATCAAAAGTAGATATTGCCTATAAAGAGTTTGATGAACTGCTCAGCAACCTGCAGCGCGAAAAACAGGCAGTCAATGAAACTGCGCGAATCCTTGCCAATAAAGAGGCTCAACTTTCCAAACTTTTGGAAGATTACACTCAGAAAAGTCAATCTTTAGAACAAAACCGTAAAAAAATTATTCTGGAAGCACAACAGAAAGCCTTGGGATTTCTGGAAGAAGCCAACCGGAAGTTTGAAAATATGGTGCGGGAATGGAACGAAAACAAAGGTGAAAAAAACCTGATTAAAAAAATAAAAGCCGAAATTGAAGACGATAAAACTAAGTTGACCGAAACAGTAGAAGCCCTTAAGGATGTAATTTATTTCCGAAAATCTGAAAAACCGGTTGAAGTCGGAGCCTTTGTAAGGCTCAGGGGCGGCAATGAAGTCGGTAAGGTTGTTGAACTTAGAAAAAAAACCGCCATCGTACAGTATGACCAAATTAAAACGCATATTCATATCAAAGAATTGGATGTTGTTGAGCCGGAAGAGCAAAAACCCGACATTACTCCCGGGCGAATTAACCTGTACAATACTTTGCAGGCTAAAAGCGAGTTTAAAAACAATATAGATTTAAGAGGGTTGCGCCGCGATGAAGCAATGCGATTGGTAGAAGAAATGCTTGACCGAGCAATGATGTTTGGTGTCGGTGAGGTGAAAATAATCCATGGAATTGGAGACGGTATCCTGAGGCGGGCAATCAGAGATTTGCTAAAAAGCTACCGAAGCGTAAAATCAGTGTTAGACGAAGAACCCCAATACGGAGGGGCAGGGGTCAGTATTGTTGAGTTAATGTAA
- the lon gene encoding endopeptidase La, whose product MFEEQKMFPMIDEDIEFLPLLSFTESEGEGEADNADKYNEILPILPLRNTVLFPEVVIPITVGREKSTRAVKAANVGDKFIAVLAQKDTNIEEPEADDLYQTGTIAKIVKLLKMPDSGTTVILQGRSKFVVEEMFNEGPFLRARIKILPDAESPDDPEYNALISTIKDLSGQIISISPNMPTEVSAILRNIDKPDFLIYFIASNLGIGISEKQELLNIEDPKKRAVQVLRYLNTEYQMAELKNQIQSKVRTDIDKQQRDYFLHQQLKTIQEELGNENYEGDIDDFKRKAAKKHWSKEVGETFNKELKRLQRMNPALPEYGLTVNYLELLLDLPWSEFTPDNFDLKRSRNILDKDHYGLEKVKKRILEYLAVLKLKGDMKSPILCFIGPPGVGKTSLGKSIAKALKRKYVRMSLGGLHDEAEIRGHRRTYIGAMPGRIIQSIRKTKSSNPLFILDEIDKVGNDFRGDPSSALLEVLDPEQNSTFYDNYLELEYDLSKVLFIATANSLVNMHPALLDRMEIIEITGYSLEEKIEIAKKHLIPKQRQEHGLNSKNITISSAVLTKLINEYTRESGVRELERKIAALMRSVAKLVAMEEDYQPRLMPEDVERILGAVIYDRDMYQNDNPPGVTVGLAWTQTGGDILFIECILSKGKGKLTLTGNLGDVMKESVTTALSYIKAHAESLQLDSDVFDNTDIHVHVPEGAIPKDGPSAGVAMLTALTSAFTNKIVRPFLAMTGEITLRGKVLPVGGIKEKVLAAKRAGIVDIILSQANRKDVLEIEPEYIKGVCFHYVKDMKEVIQLALTT is encoded by the coding sequence ATGTTTGAGGAACAAAAAATGTTTCCAATGATTGACGAAGATATTGAGTTTTTACCCTTATTGTCCTTTACTGAATCCGAAGGAGAGGGCGAAGCAGATAATGCCGATAAGTATAATGAAATCTTGCCCATTCTTCCACTTCGCAACACAGTTTTGTTTCCCGAAGTGGTGATACCCATTACGGTGGGACGTGAAAAATCCACAAGAGCTGTTAAGGCAGCAAATGTCGGAGATAAATTTATTGCGGTACTCGCACAAAAAGATACCAATATTGAAGAACCTGAAGCGGATGACCTTTACCAAACCGGAACTATTGCAAAGATTGTCAAATTGCTGAAGATGCCGGACAGCGGCACAACCGTTATTTTGCAGGGACGGTCAAAGTTTGTCGTAGAAGAAATGTTTAATGAAGGTCCCTTTTTACGTGCCCGCATTAAAATTTTGCCGGATGCCGAATCGCCCGATGACCCCGAGTATAATGCCCTTATATCTACTATCAAAGATTTGTCGGGACAAATCATCAGCATCTCGCCCAATATGCCGACTGAGGTAAGCGCTATTTTGCGCAATATTGATAAGCCTGATTTTTTGATCTATTTCATTGCATCCAACCTCGGCATCGGGATTTCAGAAAAACAGGAATTATTAAATATAGAAGACCCCAAAAAAAGAGCAGTTCAGGTGCTTCGTTACCTGAACACCGAATATCAGATGGCAGAACTGAAAAATCAGATTCAGTCCAAAGTCAGAACTGACATAGACAAACAACAGCGCGACTACTTCCTTCATCAGCAATTGAAAACAATTCAGGAGGAACTGGGCAATGAAAACTATGAAGGGGATATAGACGATTTTAAACGAAAGGCTGCCAAAAAACACTGGTCGAAAGAGGTAGGCGAAACCTTTAACAAAGAATTGAAAAGGCTGCAACGGATGAATCCTGCCCTGCCCGAATACGGCCTGACCGTTAACTATCTGGAGCTTTTACTCGATTTGCCATGGAGTGAATTTACACCTGATAACTTTGACCTGAAGCGAAGCAGAAACATATTAGATAAAGACCATTACGGGTTAGAGAAAGTAAAAAAACGTATTTTAGAATATCTGGCAGTGCTTAAACTCAAAGGAGATATGAAATCTCCTATTTTATGTTTTATCGGCCCGCCCGGCGTTGGGAAAACCTCGTTGGGAAAGAGCATTGCCAAAGCCCTGAAACGCAAGTATGTGAGAATGTCGTTAGGAGGTTTGCATGATGAAGCTGAAATCAGAGGACACCGGCGAACATATATCGGAGCGATGCCCGGCAGAATTATTCAATCAATCAGGAAAACCAAGTCTTCTAACCCGCTTTTTATTCTCGATGAAATTGACAAGGTTGGAAATGATTTCAGGGGAGACCCTTCTTCTGCATTATTAGAAGTTTTGGACCCTGAACAAAACAGCACTTTCTATGATAACTATCTGGAACTGGAGTATGACTTATCTAAAGTACTGTTTATTGCAACAGCCAATTCATTGGTAAACATGCACCCTGCTTTGCTGGACAGGATGGAAATCATCGAAATAACCGGCTATTCGTTAGAAGAAAAAATTGAGATTGCCAAAAAACATCTGATACCCAAGCAAAGGCAGGAACATGGGTTGAACAGTAAAAATATAACTATTTCTTCGGCTGTATTGACAAAACTAATCAATGAATATACCCGTGAATCGGGGGTTCGCGAGTTGGAGCGGAAAATTGCGGCGTTAATGCGTTCCGTGGCCAAGTTGGTAGCCATGGAAGAAGACTATCAGCCCCGGCTAATGCCCGAAGATGTGGAACGAATATTAGGTGCCGTCATTTATGACCGCGACATGTATCAAAACGATAACCCACCGGGCGTTACAGTTGGGTTAGCCTGGACACAAACCGGTGGCGATATACTGTTTATCGAATGTATTTTGAGTAAAGGGAAAGGAAAACTGACGTTAACCGGAAATCTGGGCGATGTGATGAAAGAATCAGTTACCACTGCACTGAGCTACATAAAAGCTCATGCCGAATCGCTGCAATTAGATTCCGATGTTTTCGACAATACCGACATCCATGTCCATGTGCCGGAAGGTGCTATTCCAAAAGATGGACCTTCGGCAGGAGTTGCCATGTTAACGGCATTGACCTCTGCATTTACCAACAAAATAGTCAGGCCATTTTTGGCTATGACCGGCGAAATTACCCTTCGGGGCAAGGTCTTACCTGTAGGCGGGATTAAGGAAAAAGTGCTGGCGGCAAAAAGAGCGGGAATTGTGGACATCATTCTGAGTCAGGCCAACCGGAAAGATGTCCTCGAAATTGAGCCGGAATATATTAAAGGAGTGTGTTTTCACTATGTTAAAGATATGAAAGAAGTAATTCAGCTCGCACTGACGACCTGA
- a CDS encoding S9 family peptidase has product MTQNRASRIPLRDFFRNPEKMAFKISPDGNFISFMAPFESRMNIFVQPVKGGETKRITSETDRNISSYFWANNQTLMYFKDNGGDENFHLFTVDTDGRNNRDVTPFGDVVAKLVDELPEKDEEVLIALNKRIPEIFDVYRLNTTTGELSMAAENPGNIALWLTDHNGQIRVAVASDGVNQHILYRETENEPFKNILTTNFRQSMSPQMFTPDNKFLYAVSNIGRDKSALIIFDIDNGKEVEQIYAHPDVDVASVIYSFKQKKLLGASFITWATEYTFFDEERAQLQKKLEQRTQGHTYVIDFDKNEENFIIAVTSDRNYGTYYLYNLAADQLTKLAQIGDWLNQDELCEMKPITYTSRDGLTIHGYLTLPKGIEPKHLPVVVNPHGGPWHRDVWGFNPEVQFLASRGYAILQMNFRGSTGYGRAFWEASFKQWGKTMQNDITDGVHWLIKQGIADPERIAIYGGSYGGYAVLAGLTFTPDLYACGIDFVGVSNLFTFLNTIPPYWKPFLNMMYEMVGHPEKDKDHLTATSPVFHVQKIKAPLFVAQGAKDPRVNINESEQIVNALRDKGVEVQYLVKDNEGHGFHNQENKFEFYEAMEKFLALHLN; this is encoded by the coding sequence ATGACACAAAACAGGGCATCCCGAATTCCGCTTCGCGATTTTTTTCGCAATCCCGAAAAAATGGCGTTCAAAATTTCTCCCGATGGCAACTTTATTTCCTTTATGGCACCTTTTGAGAGCAGGATGAACATTTTTGTTCAACCGGTAAAAGGAGGCGAAACCAAACGAATCACGTCTGAAACAGATCGCAATATTTCGAGTTATTTCTGGGCAAACAATCAGACGCTCATGTATTTTAAAGACAACGGAGGAGATGAAAATTTTCATCTTTTTACGGTGGATACAGACGGCAGAAATAACCGGGACGTTACCCCTTTCGGGGACGTTGTCGCAAAATTGGTGGATGAACTGCCCGAAAAAGACGAAGAAGTTTTGATAGCCCTCAATAAGCGAATACCCGAAATTTTTGATGTTTACCGGTTAAACACCACCACAGGCGAACTCAGCATGGCGGCCGAAAATCCGGGCAATATAGCTTTATGGCTGACCGACCATAATGGTCAGATCAGAGTGGCAGTTGCCTCTGATGGGGTCAACCAACATATCCTTTACCGTGAAACAGAAAATGAGCCTTTCAAAAACATCCTGACCACCAATTTCCGTCAGTCAATGTCGCCTCAGATGTTTACTCCCGACAACAAGTTTTTGTATGCGGTTTCCAATATCGGCCGCGACAAATCAGCACTCATCATTTTCGACATTGACAATGGTAAAGAGGTGGAACAGATCTATGCTCACCCCGATGTTGATGTGGCTTCGGTCATTTATTCCTTTAAACAAAAGAAATTGCTCGGGGCATCGTTTATCACCTGGGCAACTGAATATACTTTTTTTGACGAAGAACGGGCGCAATTACAGAAAAAATTGGAACAACGCACACAAGGTCATACCTATGTCATTGATTTCGATAAAAACGAAGAAAATTTTATCATAGCGGTAACATCTGACCGCAATTATGGCACCTACTACCTTTACAATCTGGCTGCCGACCAACTTACCAAACTTGCTCAAATCGGCGATTGGTTAAATCAGGACGAACTCTGCGAAATGAAACCAATTACCTATACTTCACGGGACGGGTTAACTATACATGGTTACCTGACATTACCCAAAGGAATAGAACCTAAACACCTGCCTGTTGTAGTCAATCCACATGGTGGACCATGGCATCGCGATGTATGGGGATTTAACCCCGAAGTTCAGTTTCTTGCGAGCAGGGGGTACGCTATTCTTCAAATGAATTTCAGAGGCTCGACCGGATATGGACGCGCATTTTGGGAGGCATCTTTTAAACAATGGGGGAAAACCATGCAAAACGATATCACCGATGGCGTTCATTGGCTAATCAAACAAGGCATAGCTGACCCGGAACGAATTGCCATTTACGGGGGTAGCTATGGCGGTTATGCAGTTCTTGCAGGCCTGACCTTTACTCCCGACCTTTACGCTTGTGGAATAGATTTTGTCGGAGTTTCAAACTTGTTTACTTTTCTCAATACAATCCCTCCTTATTGGAAACCGTTTTTAAATATGATGTACGAAATGGTCGGTCATCCCGAAAAAGACAAAGACCATCTGACCGCCACTTCTCCGGTGTTCCATGTTCAAAAAATTAAAGCTCCGCTTTTTGTCGCCCAGGGAGCCAAAGACCCGCGGGTTAACATCAACGAGTCGGAGCAAATTGTGAATGCTTTGAGAGATAAGGGCGTAGAGGTTCAGTATTTAGTTAAAGATAATGAAGGGCATGGATTCCACAATCAGGAAAACAAGTTCGAATTTTACGAAGCAATGGAGAAATTTTTGGCACTGCATCTGAATTAA
- a CDS encoding asparagine synthetase B: MIMKRILFGFLFMLFAVKLQASYVLIYMDEKQKNHLKAYGVAYFALQSNIEVDWLLNYRGGSFAFKYNEKLEATCRIRGVSYDLVPDVQYTTILQEIANPEVNMDAVKLEKVPKVAVYTPSNKPHHPELPWDDAVTLVLDYAEIPFDKLYDEDVLDEKLAKYDWLHLHHEDFTGQYGRFYASYRNQSWYIEQVKYEESKAKQLGFSKVSQMKLAVAKKIKQYVAGGGFMFAMCSATDSYDIALSAEGVDICDRMFDGDAPDPGAQQKLDYSNTFAFKDYKLSTNPYEYEFSDIDATQTRNVPKNMDYFTLFEFSAKWDPVPTMLTQNHTQTVKGFMGQTTAFLKKYVKSDILVMGENKAAAEVRYIHNEFGQGFWTFYGGHDPEDYQHLVGEPETDVSLYPNSPGYRLILNNVLFPAAKKKKRKT; the protein is encoded by the coding sequence ATGATAATGAAAAGAATATTGTTTGGTTTTTTGTTTATGCTCTTTGCAGTAAAGCTGCAAGCCTCGTATGTTCTCATTTATATGGATGAGAAACAAAAGAATCATCTAAAAGCTTATGGAGTGGCCTATTTTGCTTTGCAGAGTAATATAGAAGTAGATTGGTTGCTCAATTATCGCGGTGGGAGTTTTGCCTTCAAATACAATGAAAAGTTAGAAGCTACCTGCCGTATCCGTGGAGTAAGCTATGATTTGGTACCCGACGTTCAATATACTACTATTTTACAGGAAATTGCCAATCCGGAAGTAAATATGGATGCGGTTAAACTTGAAAAAGTGCCTAAAGTGGCGGTTTATACACCAAGTAATAAGCCACACCACCCCGAATTGCCTTGGGATGATGCAGTTACTTTGGTTTTAGATTATGCCGAAATCCCTTTTGACAAATTATACGATGAGGATGTGTTGGATGAAAAACTTGCAAAATACGATTGGTTACACCTCCACCACGAAGACTTTACCGGTCAGTACGGTCGTTTTTACGCCTCTTACAGAAACCAGTCATGGTATATAGAGCAGGTGAAGTATGAAGAATCAAAAGCCAAACAACTCGGATTTAGCAAAGTATCACAAATGAAGTTGGCAGTAGCCAAAAAAATAAAACAATATGTTGCAGGGGGCGGCTTTATGTTTGCCATGTGTTCTGCTACCGATTCGTATGATATCGCATTGTCTGCTGAGGGAGTAGATATCTGTGACCGGATGTTTGACGGAGATGCGCCTGACCCGGGAGCGCAACAAAAACTCGACTATTCAAATACATTTGCTTTCAAAGATTACAAACTCAGTACAAACCCTTACGAGTATGAATTTTCTGATATTGACGCTACACAAACCCGGAATGTGCCCAAAAACATGGACTATTTTACCTTGTTTGAATTTTCTGCAAAATGGGATCCGGTACCGACCATGCTCACCCAGAATCACACTCAAACTGTTAAAGGTTTTATGGGGCAAACTACAGCCTTTTTGAAAAAATATGTAAAATCTGATATCCTTGTGATGGGTGAAAATAAGGCTGCTGCCGAAGTACGGTATATTCACAACGAATTTGGACAAGGATTTTGGACTTTTTATGGCGGCCACGACCCGGAAGACTACCAACACTTGGTTGGCGAACCGGAAACGGATGTAAGCCTTTACCCTAACTCGCCCGGATATCGCCTTATTCTAAACAATGTTTTATTCCCGGCTGCTAAAAAGAAAAAAAGAAAAACATAA